GCGATATCTTCTAAGATAGCCTTTCTTCTATCCCCAAATGCTGGAGCTTTTACTGCAACAACATTTAAAGTTCCTCTCAATTTATTTATAACAAGAGTTGTTAGAGCTTCTCCTTCAATATCATCTGCAATTATAAGAACAGGTCTGGACATTTGAACTGTTTGCTCAAGTAAAGGTAAAAGTTCTTTCATTGATGAAATTTTTTTATCTGTCAAAAGTATAAATGGATTATCAAGTTCAGCAGTCATTCTTTCTGTATCACTTACCATATATGGAGAAACATAACCTTTATCAAATTGCATTCCTTCAACCACTTCTAAAGTAGTTTCTAATGACTTTGCCTCTTCAACAGTAATAACTCCTGTTTCACCAACTTTTTCCATAGCCTGTGCTATAAGTTTCCCTATTTCTTCATCACCAGCAGAAATAGAAGCTACTTGAGATATTTCTTCATTTGATTCTATTTTCTTAGCTTTTTTCTTTAAAATTTCAACAGCTTCTTTACTAGCTAGTTCAATTCCTTTTTTTAGAAACATTGGATTTGCACCAGCACTTAACATTTTTAGCCCTTCTTTTACTATGGATTGTGCAAGTATTGTCGCAGTTGTAGTTCCATCACCTGCAACATCATTAGATTTTATTGCAACTTCTTTTACAAGTGCTGCTCCCATATTTTCAAATGGATCTTCAAGTTCAATTTCTTTAGCAATTGTAACTCCGTCATTTGTAATTAAAGGAGCTCCATAGGCTTTTTCTAAAACTACATTTCTGCCTCTAGGTCCTAAAGTTATTTTTACAGCATCTGCCAATGTATTCACACCATTTTCTAATTTTTTTCTAGCTTCATCATTGAATTTTATAATTTTTGCCATTTTATCCTCCTAAATAAAAAATAAAAATTTTTCTAATCTTAATCAACTATTGCCAAAATATCCTCAGCATTTATAAGAAGATATTTTTCATCATTGCTTTTTACTTCCGTTCCGGAAAATTTAGTATAGATAACTTTGTTTCCTACTTTTATTTCTGAATATTTTTCTAAATTTCCAATAGCTATAACTTCTGCAATATTCCCTCCATCATTTGTAGAATTACTTGAAAGTATGATTCCACTTGCAGTTTTTTCTTCCAATTTTATAGGTTTTAGCAAAACTCTTTCTCCAATAGGTTTTATACTCATTTTATCCTCCATCTTCTTATTTTTTTATTAGCACTCTTTATTACAGAGTGCTATCGTTATAAAATAATATTATTACAAAATATAATTTTTGTCAAGAATTTAAATTTATATAATTGCTAAAGTTTTTTAAACTTCATTTATTATAATATTTTTAATGGATTTTAAACTATATTATTCAAATGATTTTTTAAATTTTTCTTTATTCTACTTTAAAAATTATCAATTATCTATTTATAAAATAATAAAATATGATAAAATAAAAAAGTAGAAATGAATTTTTTTAGGTTTAGGAGGAAAGTAAATGAAGCAATGTATAGATCAACCAAAAGTGAATGCAAGACTTAGAAAAATAGAAGGGCAGATAAAAGCTATTTCAGGAATGATAGATAAAGATATACCATGTGAAGATATTCTAGTTCAAATAAATGCAATTAAAAGTGCTGTTCATAAAGTTGGACAAATAATTTTGGAGGGACATTTAAATCACTGTGTAAAAGAAGCTATAGAACATGGAGATGCTGAAGAAGCTATTAAAAAATTTGAGAAAGCTGTAGATTATTTTGCCAGAATGGAATAAAATGGGAAAAAAACAAAAAATTGTTTTCATTTTTATAAAAGGACTTTATTTATTTTAAAATATAGGTTATACTGTTAATAGGAAGTTTTACTTTTAATATGCTAAATTCAAGGGGGTTTTTATCATGAATAACCAATACAACAAAGATGGAAAAAAGGAAGGTTTATGGGTAAAAATTTACGATAATGGAGTAATCCAAGAAGAAAGAAATTATGTGAATGGAGTTAGACAAGGAGAGTATAAATCTTATTATATGAATGGAAAATTGGAAATATTAAAGCATTATAAAGATGGAAATCTTCATGGTGTGTATGAAACTTATTATATGGATGGAACACTTAATTCGACTCATACTTTAGTTGATGGGAGAATGGTTGGAACTTATAAAGAGTTTTATCCAAATGGAAGTTTAAAAAGACTTACTGAGTATGTTGACAGTAACACAACTACACAAAATATAAAATATTTTCCTAATGGTGAGAAAAAAGTTGAAGTAAATTTGGCTAATGGCTATATGACAGGTCCTTATAGAGAGTACCATTCTAATGGACAATTATATAAAGAATGTAATTATGGTGAAAAGGGTAAATTAGATGGGACTTATAAAGAATATGATGCAGAAGGGAAACTACTTAAAGAAGCAACATATAAAAATGGGGTAGAAGTATAATTCTATTTTTTTAAAAATATTGTTAATAAGAATTTAAAATGGAACTATTGTAAATTAAATTTATAGCAGTTCCATTTTTTTATTAAAAATCTCAAAGCATTAAATTATGTATATTTCAAATTCAAAAAATAAATAATAAAATAATTTTAAATAAATCGTACAAATTTGTTGCATTTTTTNNNNNNNNNNNNNNNNNNNNNNNNNNNNNNNNNNNNNNNNNNNNNNNNNNNNNNNNNNNNNNNNNNNNNNNNNNNNNNNNNNNNNNNNNNNNNNNNNNNNCAATTTTTACAAATGTATCTTTGCTTAGATACTTTAAGTAAAGTATTATACTGAGAAGCTTTTAATATTTTAATACTAACAAATTTAAAGCCATTTTTAATTAATTTATTAGTGCAACATGGACATTTGGCATTTTTCTTTGAAGCAACAGCATAAACAACTTTAGTAATTATACCTTTAATATCTTCATCAGAAACTTTAGTAATTTTAAAATTTTTTTCTTTGATATTTAGTAATTTTTTGATAGAATTGCTATGAGACAAATAAATTATCTCCTGTTAAAATAGTGAATTAACTCCTAAATTAAAGGATATGATTTATTTGTCCCATAGTAGTCAAAAAAATACTAAAGTCTGTGATGAAGGTCTTGATTATACTTATCAACTAGAATGACTTCTTTATATCTTATAGATAATAGCTCCGTTTCTTCCGGATTTATCTTTGTCCCTTCTATATGAATGAAAGGTATTATTTTCAAAGGTACACAGCTGATTCATAAAAATTTTATTTTCAGGAATGCCAAAATCCTTTAGCAATAAAAAATTGAATAACTGGTTATCAAAGAAATATTTATCTCCATCTTTTTTGAAAGAGGCTTTGATTATTTCAGCAGAGAATTTCTCTTTAAACTTTAAATAAAAATCCTCTTGAACTTCATAATTTTTACAAGAAATACCAACTCCAAAAACAATATTAATACTATTTAAATCAATATTTGGGATTTTACTGATAGCCTTTAAAATAATAGTTTTATATGAGCCTTCCCAGCCTGAATGGACAGCACCAAAAAAATCAGTTTTTTCATCATAAATAAATATTGGTAAACAGTCAGCATATTTAACAAGTAAGGCAGCTTTTTTATTTGAGCTTAATAGACCATCAGTATTTTCAAAGAAAGTTTTAGATAAATTATCTATAACTTGGATATTATCACTATGAGTTTGATAACCGGAAAATAAAATCTTATCTTTTATATTGAAATCTTTAAGTATTTCATTGGCTTCTTTTTTTTTAATACAGCCATATTTCTTTTTTGTACCTATTATTTTTATACCGAATTTTTCTAAGATTTTAATTTCAATATGATTTTCAAAATGTAATATATCTTTTTCTGTTAACATCATAAGCTATTCAATTCCTCTCTAAAACTTAGAGTTTTCTTCAACTTTTTACTCAATCGATCAAACATTTCAAAATTTAATGACTGTGGACCATCTGAAAGAGCACATTCAGGATTTTCATGGACCTCAACCATAGCTCCGTCAGCACCGGCAATTACTCCTGCCAATGTTACAGGCTCAACAAGAGTTCTTTTACCAGTACCATGACTGGCATCAACTATAATGGGTAAATGAGCTTCCTGCTTTATAAGTGCTATGGCATTTATATCTAAAGTGTTTCTAGTTGTAGTTTCAAAAGTTCTAATACCTCTCTCACAAAGTATTACATTTCTATTCCCATGAGCAACTATGTATTCAGCTGACATTAAAAATTCATTTATAGTAGCACTCAGACCTCTTTTAAGTAAAATAGGCTTATCAATATTTCCTAATTTTTTAAGTAAACTAAAATTTTGCATATTTCTAGCACCAATTTGTACAATGTCAGTGTATTTACACACCAAGTCTAAATTCTCTGTATCCATAGCTTCAGTTACTACAAGCATATTATTTTCATCTGCCACTTCTCTTAAATATTTTAAGCCCTGCTCACCTAAACCTTGAAAATCATAAGGAGAAGTTCTAGGTTTGTAAGCTCCTCCTCTTAAGATATGGGCTCCATTTTCTTTAGCTCTTTTTGCTATTCTGGATAGCATTTCTTTGTTTTCAACTGAACAGGGTCCAGCTATATACATAAAATTTGAAGCTCCAATTTTATGACCTTTGATTTCTATTATACTGTCTTCTTTTTTAAACTCTCTGCTTACAAATTTATAAGGTTTAGTAATTTCAAAAAATTCTATATTGTTTCCGAATTTTTTAAAATTCTCATAATTAAAATTTTCAGGAATATAAAGTAGAGCAATTTTAATTTCATTGCCATCCTTTATAGAAAAATATTTTATTTTATTCTTTTCTAAGAAAACTAAGATTTCTTTTAATATTGAATCTTCAATATTTTCTTTAATTTTAATATACATATCTTCTCTCTTTCTAATCTAATTTTAACTTTGCAGTTACATAGGTAACTCCGGGATTTATATCTAGTCTATAGTCTAATTTATCTTTATTATTTGAAAGAAAATTTCTAATTTTGATTGCTAAAACTGGGTTATGTTCCAGTTTATAGGCTCCGTAACCATGAATGATTAAAATTTCTCTTTTATCTTTTTTCTTGAGAGCTTCATTATATTTCTTTTTAAAGAGCTGTATTGCAACTTTAAAATCTAAATTGTGTAAATCAATTTCATTATACATAACTCTAATTCTCCTTCAAAAATTTCCTTAATTATTATACCACAAATTCAAATAGATAAAAATTTTTTTGAGAAAATTAATAAAGAAATAAAAAAGCCGACTTAGTCGGCTGATTTTTGCTATCCCAGTTTAAAAGTATAGGCTTAGCTTTAAAAAATTAATTTTTTCCAAGTGTATTTTTTATATATACTTGTGTAAAATTTAATATTACTGTAAAAAATATTAGAATCTATAATTTTAGTATTTTGTTAAATACCGCCATCATATTTAATTAAACTTTTTTTACATATCTTTTGTAGAATTCATCTACATAGATGGCAATAGCATTATCCCCAGAAACATTAATAGCTGTACCGAAACTATCTTGAGTTATGTATAGAGCTATTAAAAGTGAGCCTAAAGCTCCATTAGCATCTATTCCAATCATAAATAAGAATGGAAGAGCTGCCATAACAGCACCACCGGGAGCTCCCGGAGCAGCAACCATTGCAATTCCTAGCATTGCAATAAATGGAAATATACTTATAAAAGAAAAAGACATTCCATTTAAGATTAGGATACCCATTATACAGCTTGTAAGTGTAATCATGCTTCCTGATAAATGTATAGTGGCACAAAGAGGTATGACAAAATTCACAATTTCAGGAGAAGTACCATTTTTTAAACCTGATTGAATATTTACAGGTATAGTTGCTGCTGATGATTGAGTTCCTACAGCTGTAAAATATGCTGGTAATTGATTCTTAATAAGTGTGAATGGATTTTTCTTTGAAAATGTTCCTGCAATTGAAAACATAATAAGCATATACACATAGTGAATTGCGAAAATACAAAGATAAATTTTTAAGAAAACACCTATAACCGTAAATACAACACCAGAATAAGTTAATTCTGCGAATATTCCCAATATATGAAAAGGCAAAAGTGGAATAACAAATCCGGCTAAAACCCTAGTTATAATTTCTTCAAAGTCGTTAAAAATAGAAAAAGTAATTTCAGCTTTTCCCTGAGCTCTCATATAGCTTATTGTAATTCCCATCATAAAAGCAAAGACAATGGCAACTGTTACATCAAAAGGAGCTTTTAGAGGGATGCTGAAATAAGGAGCTACATCTTTTCCGGTAAAATCTAAACTAGATGAAATTCCGGCAACAAGTTTTGGATATAAATTTGCTGCTACAGTATATGAAAATGTTCCGGCAATAAGTGTAGATATATATGCAATAAAAGCAGTCAAGCCTAAAAGCTTTCCAGCTCCTTCAGTCAGTTTAGCTATACCTGAAACTACAAAACCAACTATCATAAGTGGTATAAAAAATGATAGAAAACTTCCAAAGAATGTACTGAAAGTTTTAAAGATTCTTACAAAGCCGTAAGGTGTAAATTGTCCGACCAATATACCGACTATAATTGCAAGAATAAGTTTAGGAACCAAACCTAATTTTAATTTTTTTTCCATAAATAAGCCTCCTTAGTATAAAAAATGTTGAAAAACAGCATTTTTTAAATATTTTTGATAAATTATAGCATAAAAGGCAATTAAATACAAATTAATATAGTATGGAGATGCCATTTTTTTGGTATAGAGGAAACAAAGAATTTATATAGTTAAGATAAATAAGAAACTTTTAAAAAAATCTCAAAGCATTAAATTATGTATATTTCAAATTCAAAAAATAAATAATAAAATAATTTTAAATAAATCGTACAAATTTGTTGCATTTTTTTTTTTTTTGATACAATAGAAATAAGATAAGATTATATAAAATTAAATAAAAAATAAAAAGAGGTGTTTATTATGAAAAATAGCTTAAAATTTATAACACTTACATTATTAATTTTATTAGCACAATCATCTTTAGCAGCAAGTTATGTGGCAGGATCAGGAAGTGAAGGACATTCACAGGAAGTTGTAGCAGTTGGAATTGAGAATAAAGCCGGAGATCCAACAAAACCGACAGAGAAATATTATGCCTCGGCAGTAGGGGCTAAAAATAAAGTCTATGGAGAGGGCCTTTAGCACACAAATATCAGGCAGGAAATGGAAGTGTAGCACATTCGGAAGAAAGCGTTGCAGTTGGAATTGACAATAGGGCAGGGGAAAGTTCTGAACCAGCAATAAATTATTACTCTTCAGCGGTAGGAGTAAAAAATACGGCCTCTAAAATAGGAAGTTCCGCTTCTGGATATTCGAATTTAGCTCTAGGATATGAAAGTTCCGCTTTTGGATATAGAAATAAAGCCAGTGAGCGTGAAAGCTCTGCTTTTGGAAATAATAATAGAGCAGAAGGAGAAAGAAGTTCTGTTTTTGGAATAGATAATGTGCTTTATCCTGACGCAAAAGAAAGTACAGCAGTAGGGGCTAAAAATGAAGTCTATGGGGAGAAAAGTTCAGCCTTTGGATATGAAAATTTTGTTAGTTCTAAGGCAAAAGAAAGTACAGTAGTGGGATATTCTAATATGGCATTAAAAGAAAGAAGTTCCGCTTTTGGATATAATAATGAAGCCGGCGAATATTCAAGTTCCGCTTTTGGATATTGGAATTCAGCCTTAAAAGCATACAGTTCCGCTTTTGGAAATGGAAATAAAGCTTACGGACTTAGCTCATCTTCTTTTGGATATAGGAATATAGCCCTAAAAGAAGGAAGTTCAGCTTTTGGACTGAAGAATAAAGTTGAAGGTTGGCAATCTTCCGGATTTGGAGCTTTAAATAAAGCTAATGGAAATAACTCAGCTTCTTTTGGTTCATATAATAAATCCAGTGGAGATGCGAGTTTAGCTTTTGGTTCAAGCAATGAATCTAGTGGAAATTCAAGTTCCGCTTTTGGTTCAAGAAATGAATCTAGTGGAAATGCAAGTTCCGCTTTTGGTATA
The Fusobacterium russii ATCC 25533 genome window above contains:
- the pgeF gene encoding peptidoglycan editing factor PgeF; its protein translation is MMLTEKDILHFENHIEIKILEKFGIKIIGTKKKYGCIKKKEANEILKDFNIKDKILFSGYQTHSDNIQVIDNLSKTFFENTDGLLSSNKKAALLVKYADCLPIFIYDEKTDFFGAVHSGWEGSYKTIILKAISKIPNIDLNSINIVFGVGISCKNYEVQEDFYLKFKEKFSAEIIKASFKKDGDKYFFDNQLFNFLLLKDFGIPENKIFMNQLCTFENNTFHSYRRDKDKSGRNGAIIYKI
- a CDS encoding dicarboxylate/amino acid:cation symporter; its protein translation is MEKKLKLGLVPKLILAIIVGILVGQFTPYGFVRIFKTFSTFFGSFLSFFIPLMIVGFVVSGIAKLTEGAGKLLGLTAFIAYISTLIAGTFSYTVAANLYPKLVAGISSSLDFTGKDVAPYFSIPLKAPFDVTVAIVFAFMMGITISYMRAQGKAEITFSIFNDFEEIITRVLAGFVIPLLPFHILGIFAELTYSGVVFTVIGVFLKIYLCIFAIHYVYMLIMFSIAGTFSKKNPFTLIKNQLPAYFTAVGTQSSAATIPVNIQSGLKNGTSPEIVNFVIPLCATIHLSGSMITLTSCIMGILILNGMSFSFISIFPFIAMLGIAMVAAPGAPGGAVMAALPFLFMIGIDANGALGSLLIALYITQDSFGTAINVSGDNAIAIYVDEFYKRYVKKV
- the groL gene encoding chaperonin GroEL (60 kDa chaperone family; promotes refolding of misfolded polypeptides especially under stressful conditions; forms two stacked rings of heptamers to form a barrel-shaped 14mer; ends can be capped by GroES; misfolded proteins enter the barrel where they are refolded when GroES binds); the encoded protein is MAKIIKFNDEARKKLENGVNTLADAVKITLGPRGRNVVLEKAYGAPLITNDGVTIAKEIELEDPFENMGAALVKEVAIKSNDVAGDGTTTATILAQSIVKEGLKMLSAGANPMFLKKGIELASKEAVEILKKKAKKIESNEEISQVASISAGDEEIGKLIAQAMEKVGETGVITVEEAKSLETTLEVVEGMQFDKGYVSPYMVSDTERMTAELDNPFILLTDKKISSMKELLPLLEQTVQMSRPVLIIADDIEGEALTTLVINKLRGTLNVVAVKAPAFGDRRKAILEDIAILTGGEVISEEKGMKLEEASIEQLGKAKTVKVTKDLTVIVDGVGESKDIQARINSIKSQIEETSSDYDKEKLQERLAKLSGGVAVIKVGAATEVEMKERKLRIEDALNATRAAVEEGIVPGGGTILLEIVEAMKDFNETGEIAMGIEIVKRALEAPIKQIAENSGLNGGVVLEKVKSSPKGFGFDAKNEKYVNMIEAGIIDPAKVTRAAIQNSSSVASLLLTTEVVIANKKEEEKANLGNAGGMMPGMM
- a CDS encoding co-chaperone GroES, whose protein sequence is MSIKPIGERVLLKPIKLEEKTASGIILSSNSTNDGGNIAEVIAIGNLEKYSEIKVGNKVIYTKFSGTEVKSNDEKYLLINAEDILAIVD
- a CDS encoding transposase family protein codes for the protein MSHSNSIKKLLNIKEKNFKITKVSDEDIKGIITKVVYAVASKKNAKCPCCTNKLIKNGFKFVSIKILKASQYNTLLKVSKQRYICKN
- a CDS encoding Smr/MutS family protein; protein product: MYNEIDLHNLDFKVAIQLFKKKYNEALKKKDKREILIIHGYGAYKLEHNPVLAIKIRNFLSNNKDKLDYRLDINPGVTYVTAKLKLD
- a CDS encoding metal-sensing transcriptional repressor yields the protein MKQCIDQPKVNARLRKIEGQIKAISGMIDKDIPCEDILVQINAIKSAVHKVGQIILEGHLNHCVKEAIEHGDAEEAIKKFEKAVDYFARME
- a CDS encoding toxin-antitoxin system YwqK family antitoxin, with translation MNNQYNKDGKKEGLWVKIYDNGVIQEERNYVNGVRQGEYKSYYMNGKLEILKHYKDGNLHGVYETYYMDGTLNSTHTLVDGRMVGTYKEFYPNGSLKRLTEYVDSNTTTQNIKYFPNGEKKVEVNLANGYMTGPYREYHSNGQLYKECNYGEKGKLDGTYKEYDAEGKLLKEATYKNGVEV
- the aroF gene encoding 3-deoxy-7-phosphoheptulonate synthase, with amino-acid sequence MYIKIKENIEDSILKEILVFLEKNKIKYFSIKDGNEIKIALLYIPENFNYENFKKFGNNIEFFEITKPYKFVSREFKKEDSIIEIKGHKIGASNFMYIAGPCSVENKEMLSRIAKRAKENGAHILRGGAYKPRTSPYDFQGLGEQGLKYLREVADENNMLVVTEAMDTENLDLVCKYTDIVQIGARNMQNFSLLKKLGNIDKPILLKRGLSATINEFLMSAEYIVAHGNRNVILCERGIRTFETTTRNTLDINAIALIKQEAHLPIIVDASHGTGKRTLVEPVTLAGVIAGADGAMVEVHENPECALSDGPQSLNFEMFDRLSKKLKKTLSFREELNSL